Genomic segment of Poecile atricapillus isolate bPoeAtr1 chromosome 8, bPoeAtr1.hap1, whole genome shotgun sequence:
ATCTAGATGAGTTGGAGCAGTTAACAAAAGCCCCAAACgcctcctcttcctttctcctccctttctccTGGCTAACAGCTTCCTGCCCCGATGCATCCTGGTGGTGCTGGCATCTCTGGGCTGCCTTCCTGCCCAGGCTTTTgctgctgggggcacagagaggaggaCACACTGAACTGCCTGTTCCCAGAGAGATTCTGGACACTCCAGAGTCAGGGAGACATTTCCATTGCATCCAGTTGGGGTTCAGTTCCTCAATGATTGTCTCCAGGGCATGTCCTGACAGCATGCTCATCCAGCCCCTGGAGTTTTCCCCTTATGTTTTGCCAAAATTTGAGGTGAGTGCTGAGGGGCAATGTCAGGCAGGACAGAGTGGAGTGGGTGGAGGCTGTGTCAGCTGTTTGGCTGGTTGATGTGCTTTGCCAGCCCCATCTCCTCTGAAGAGAACAATGCTCTCATATTCGTCACTCCTTCCACTTCTAACTGGGTGGAGGTGCCTTTCAGCCATGCTCTTCACTGTCCTGGTCCCTACAGAGCAGCACCAAAACCCACTTGAGAGacaaaagccaagaaaaatcCTGTCTAAACAGCTGCTGATTtttttagatgtgctgaaaggTATCCTGCCGGTGGCCCTGCCAGAATACCTTTCCCTTGGCTGGCCTGAGCCCAGCAGGGACcaggctgctgtgctcagctgtgAGCAGGTTCCCAGACCATCAGCACTGCAGAGCCACCTGCAGCTCATCACATCCTGGATCTTACCTCAGCATCGCTCCCAGGGGATGGCCCTaccctccctgccagccccacaccccACACACAGCCGGGGGAGGACAGCCCTGTCATGGCCTGCACTGGGAGGAAGGGCTGAACAATTGCTGCTTGTCAGTCTGTCTCCTCTTCCTGTAGAAAAGGGCACGTTATCAGCTGTCCATAAGTCATCTGGGGAACGGCATTGCTGAAAAATTGAGTCATGTGATACAGATTTGCTTTAGCCCCACCATGGCCTGGCAATGCTGAGGGCCTGTGtgcttgtgatttttttatacTGGCTGTTTTCAGTGGCTGTAATCTTGTCCCTTAGCTTGGGCAGCATGTGTTTGGAGGTAAGAATGTGAAAGGAATCAGCTTCGCTGCTGTGGAgctggaaatgtgttcctctctGTGCTGTCAGCTTCCAGCATGATGTTCTGGGCAGGGGGATGGCTTTCTTGGCACTGCTAGGGAGAAGCAGAGGATGCAGAGGTGGGCTTGAGCCACTTCCTGGATCTGAGCATTTCAGGAGGCTAATTGGTACATGGCAGTGGCTTGTCTTTGCAGGTTGAGCTTCCCTCTAATGATGCATGGAGAATGTTTTGCCTTCCTTTTCCAAGGAGCAACCAATCCACGAGTTGTCTTTGCCTGTCCTCAAGACACAACTGCTCTTTGCAGAGGCAGAGCACTTTATCTTTTCCCACCTTTTAGATCCAATGAGCACTGCTGCCCATGAGCTCTGATGAGGCAGCCCATCCTCCACTCCCCTTCCCTGGGAAGCATGGATGTGACTGCTTCAAGACAGAGCCCTCCTTCCATGGAAAACTGGCACTCAGAAAAACCCTTTAGGTTCTGAATCAGGTGAAAGGGAGTGGTGTAAAGACCCTTAATGAAATGGGAAATACCAGTGCTTTAATGGAAAGTTTTAAGGAAGTGATGCTGCATGATACTTGTGGTTCTCCAGATCAGGAAATAAAAGATAGCCACAGTTGACATCATTAATAGATCCACATTTTTTGCTGGGATAATTCTGCTGGTGGCTGTTGAATCCTGGCTGTCACCTTGGCCAGTCTCGCTGTGCTGGGGATCCAGAGCACAGGCCAGAAGGATGAATTTGATACTTGATTTGATCTGTATAAGCTGTAGGAGTTACTGGGCAAGTGCTTATGGGAGCTCAACATGGCTTCttagaagaaaaatttaaatttaaatgtttgcAGTGGAGAGCATTGCCTCTGGAGCTGTCCCAGGGGCAAATGTCCCTGCGTCTTCTTACATCTGAGGGAATCCAGCTTCCAAGCATGGGGCCACTTTAAACATTTCGGTGCTAAATCTACCAAGTTCTCATTGCCTTGAGCTGCATGGAGACTTGGATGGTGTCTGACAGGTTTGAAGAGGAACCAGTGGTAGGCTTGGCTTATGCTTTCTAACAGTGTTTCTCCTTGACACCTTCAAGGTGTAAAAAACCCTTTCTGTAACTTTACCTTAAGTGTGAGGGCTGGAAGAAgaaagcagtgctggcagccatGGGCTGTGAGGTGGTAGTGGGGGTCACGGGTCCCTCCTGCCCTTCTCTGTCAGAACAGGCTCAGACTGCTTTCAGGTACTCAGCTTTGCAGCAGAGGATGCTGTTTCAGGGAAGAAGACTTTCAGATTGAATGTGAGCAACTCTGGGGGGCAGATCCAGCTTCTTGGGGAGTAGCATGGGATTAATTCAATTCCTTCAGGTGGGAGTAGCCAGTGTATGTATGGTGAGGTGTATTCTCTGATGCAGGACTGAGAAAGGAGCCAAAGAAGTTGCTGGGCTGCTTGCTTAGGTAATTGAAATTAGGACACTTCTGGTGGTTCACCCAAGGCACTGGGGATGTGGTTTTGTCTCTCTGCACAGCCTTGTGAGCAGTTACATGATCCTGTGTCCACTTAGCTCACCAGAATGATGCTGGTAGAAACAAAAGGGGCTTTAGGAGATGATAAGCAGTGTGGTTTGAAGTCTGGGCTATATCCTGTGCAAGGGGATGGAAAGAGAGGCAGCCTATGAAGCACTGGCTGTTCTGAGAGGCTGGGTGCTTCCAGACAGAAGACAAGCATGGTGAGATCCCTTGGGTGGGTGGTAGATCCTGTGATGTGATCCAGACCTGCCCAGACTTGAGGTGGCTGCTCTTCAGGCTGCACTCACTAACATCCCTGTGCTTgttcttcctctctttccagGCACACTTTCTGGCAGTATCGCCATgagaacccccaaaccaaaGTTGGGGAGCCCCCTCCTGATGGGCTACCAGGCTTCAACAGTGGTGTCCTGCTCCTGAACCTGGAAGCCATGAGGCAATCCAAGCTCTACAACCAGCTGCTGGAGCCCACCATGGTGCAGAAGCTGACAGAGAAGTACCACTTCAAGGGCCACCTTGGGGACCAGGATTTCTTCACTATGGTGGGGATGGAGCATCCAGAGCTTTTCCATGTGCTTGACTGCACGTGGAACCGGCAGCTTTGCACATGGTGGAGGGACCATGGATACAGCGATGTGTTTGACCAGTACTTCCAGTGTGAGGGGGAGGTCAGAATTTACCATGGGAACTGCaactcccaaatccctgaaGACTAAAGCGCTCACTGCCCCCAGGGgcagctgtgactgcagcaaGACCTGTAAAACCATAGTGGCTGCACTAACAGTCCTTCAGGAAGGGTGACCAGCTCTGATCCAGCATAATCGAGATCCAAGAGCATTCAGTATCCCACTGCCTGTAGCCTCACCCTCCAAGAGGAAGGGCAGTTCAGTTGTTGGAACAGGACATCCACAGCCACCGTATCTAGGGCTCTGCTTGGCAAAGTCCATGGTGCCTGTCTGTGCCTCAGCTGTTGGGGCATGTGGATAGCTGAGGGGCCATCAGAGACCACTGCTTTTGCACTAGGCAGGGTCCAGCTCCCTGGGTGCTGTGCAGCTTTGCCTTGTCTGATGGTCTGCAGGAGTCCCCAGCAGGCAGTTGGGTTTCATCTGTCATTCTTTGGTGGCCCATTTCTGCACCTCATGCAGAGAATTGGTCTGGTCCCTCCAGAAAGCAGACACTGTCCTCAGGTCATCTTCCTTTTGAAGCATTCCAGAAAGGCGAGAGGGCTTTAAAGACTGAAAAGCTGCTTTAAATGTGGTTACTTACAAACAGAAATTGAATTCTAGATAAGCTTTAAAGCCTTTTGTCAGTTCTTCTTAGCAATAAAAGCTTTACTGCCCTATGTTGTTCCAGAAGTGTTCAGTGAGTGTGTAGCAATAGGTTCATTTTTCTAGCTTTGCCTTTAACCTTTCATACGAGAATAAAGCCTCAGATGTCAGACACGCTCAGCTGTTTTTTCTGTGGCACAGCTGAAGTCCTGTGCAGTAGGAGGTTTCCGGCTCTTATCATGATTAAAAAGTAGCTGATGTGTATCTGCTGGGCAGTTGAGTGTGGTGCCTCACATAGCTTATCCCACATCTGTCCCATATGAGTGATACAAATAAACGAGCTGGATTTTTAAAGATCACCACCCTAGGGAGGGTTGGTTTGGAAGGGTctgggagctgcctgtgctgtgaaTGAGTGAGCTGCAGGCTGAGCAGGCTATTCCTTGAATAAATGCTGCCTCGGTGAGCCCAGCTGGCGGGTGCGCTCCTGCACAGGTCTGTGTCAGGGATGTGCATGGCTTATTAAccacctccagcccagcccagcctgttTTACACCCTGTGTGTGCATCTGTGTGATGTGCATGTGCAAGAGAGAGGGGTGGGGACCTGATTGTGGCTTAGCCTGATAACAGAACACACTATATATGTGGCAGGAGTGTCCTGGGCTCCTTCCCCCCTGCCCGTGAATGAACTTACTGGGGAAAAGGCTCTCCTCCCTCGAACTGATGTGTAGAGACAACAGGCTGTGGTATGGGGCTGCATGCTGAGCCCTGCCCTCTCTCATGTGCTGAACCAATCTATTTCCAGATAGCACAAGACCTTCTCTTCACGTATTTTCTCATCCCCAGGGAAGGAACAGCAAAGAGGTGATTAAAGGTGAAGGAAAGATGCTGTACCCTGCTGTGTTAGACTCACATTTTCACCAAAAAACAAGGTGATCCAGCCTTACTGTACAAGGCAAGGCAGCCAGCCTTGCTGGAGGCTCTaatggggcaggatttggggcaggGGATGCACTGTGATGATGCACCCTGAAAGATGAGGAGTGTTACTGGTGCTTACTGGTCGGGGCACACTGGTGGCACCAGTGACACATGGGGCTTCACATGCCAGGGCAGGACCTTGCCATCAGTTTGGAAATGGCCATGCTGGAAATACAGGCCAGGCTGCTTGTGTCACCAGCACTGGGGAGCGGTGATGAGCAAACGTGGCTTTTACTGGGgactgagcagctctggggtggcTGTGGGTGTCGGGGCTGGCCCAAAAGCACCATGATGGGTGCTGCAGGGTGATACCTTGGGAGACAGGGCTGTGTGGGGCCAGGTGCCCTCGCTGCCCCACAGCCAcccctggagctgggccaggcatTGCTCACCCTCTGCTTGCAGCCAGGGGATGCTCTCCATAGCGTTGGGAGCACTTCTCCCTCCCTGTGGAGTCACACAGTCTATGTGGGGGGAACACCTACATGTGCTACTGTGGCCCCAGGCTGAAACTTTTTGCCTAggtatttttccaaaaataaatgactttttttttcttttttgttcaaAATCAGTCCACTGGGAAactcactgcattttttttttttttttttttttcagctaggAAAAGCGTAgttaaatgaaacatttaattgAGCTTATTGGTTTCCCCAGGCACCACAGAGAGCGCGGTGGCACAGCTCCCCACACAGCGGTGCCGGCCACACCCCGACCCGCGCGGTCCCGGGGCCGTGACTGAGCACCGCGGGCCGCACCGACCTATTTATAGACCCCGCACGTAGCCCGAGCCGTGCTCCCTGTGTAATTATCTCCCCTTCATGCCCTGCTGATTGCAGGCACTAATGagctcagctgcagagagcgCCGTGGCAGCCCGGGGCTGACGGCTCAGCCTTTCCGAAGGGTGCTGCCACAGGGTCTGCTTTGAGGCCGAGCAGAGCTTGCTGTGCTAGGCTGGAGTGGCAGCAACCCTGAGGGCACCGCCTGCCCAGGAGCCCTCACCCCCACAGGCAGTTCCTGCACTACGTGTCCAGTCAGCGTGTATTTCCTTAAATTCCTGGAAGAATGGGGACCCTCCTTCTCAACCCTTCTTTGCACTCCTGCACCCTCCTGCTGTAGCCGATCCTCAGCCAGGTGTTGCTCCAGGCACACAAGTTCAGATCTGAGCATCCTCTCCTGGTCCTGTGATGCTGGCCCAAGACCAGGACAGCCAGCACTTAACAGCTGTCAGCACAATCATGGTGAAAGATGCCCAGAAACCATTAAACAGCACCAGTTTGCTCCTGGGCACTGGGGATTCCCTGTGGTGACCCTGcggcagcagcactgggactGACAGGCAGCTCCTGGTCTCTGGAGGGCTGGCACTGTGTCCTTGGGCCAGTGCTGGTCCCCTGCCTAGCAAAGGACATCTGCAGACTCCCGAGCCTGGTTATGGGTTTgttggagcccctctggagatGCAGCAGGCTAAAGGCAGCCCTTGGTGAGTGGCAAGCGGGGGcatgctgctgtgacacagcaaTGGGGGGACACAGCTGTGGGGAGCGGGAGACCAGGCCCACCAGGGCAGCCTGGTGCCAAGGGATGGGGCACATCACAGCCATGGGAGAGCTGCAGTGGGCCCAGCCAAGGTCTCTGCAAGGATGTGGTGGGCTTTATCCTAAGGTTACTCAGTCCAGAGCTCCTCCGTCACGGATTCCTGCTCCTTGTCTTCTCACCAGCTGGCTCACAGCAAAGTGCTGCTCATGTCAAGAGCCCCATGTTTTTCCTGGGTGGAGAAGGAGATGAGAGAGCAAAGGGGTCTCCTTTGTAGAAGATCAGGCTGTGGAAAATAGTTCTGCAGTTTAAGGGGAAAATTCAGTTTCTTATATCATTCAGTATTCATGATTTTCTGCCCAGCTTTGCTtccagccctgtgctggagctgcatgAGATTTttgctctcctctcctgcatttCATAACACTATCAGTGTTTATTCTCTTACTCATTTGTACTTCTTTCCCATTTGAAATAATCAATTGTTGGTATAAACTCACCTAGGGAGCAATTACTGTGAGCCTAACCCAAACAGGCACTGGGGTGCTCCATTAAGCAGTATCACCGCCCTCTCTCTCCACAGATCCCAAAGGATACAATATTTACTTTTCAGCTCTGCTATTCATGCTGAGCAGTGCTTCGGTCAGAGTGCCAAGAATAACACAAAGCCTAACAACAGGCTTCAGCACTAAGATGGAGTTCCTGACTTTacaaaccaaaaaattaaaaagccagCCTATTTATTTTGCCTTTGCTGAGAAatgcctggcagcagcagagcaggcaggcaCCAGAACCACCCCTCTGCCTTTAACAGAGCCATGGGCAGCGTGAAGTCTGTCCtgagagacacagaaaaaggagaaaaaataaaaagagcagtAAGCCTGGGACACGGGTCGGCAACTgcctgcttttccttttaatacagattttattAGGTTGCTGCAATGTTTTGTGAGCATTTCCTCAAAAGCTTTGCAGAGCCGTGGAAGGCTCTGCATTTCCCAGCACCTGTAGATATTTCAGCCAGGTTTTCAGTAGCTCTGTCTCTGACCATCATGAGCCTCTGTGGATTTAATTACTAATTGCAAAGAAATTGCTGCCCGGTCCTGTAGCCTTTTCATTGCCAGCAGGGTTTGCTTTGTCCAGTTCTTCTCTGGAAATTATTTATTCACTAATCAGCTGCTAACAAGGGAAGCACTTGGAGCAAATTACCTCCTGAGGTATTTCATGGGCATTAGCTGTATTGTACCAAAAGTCTCAGTGTTAATTTAGACAATTTGACTACCTGAAGAAAAAACTGTAAGAAAGCAGAGTCTGGAGCTACCAGAATGAGCCACAGGCCTGGACCTGCAAGAGGCTTTGACATTGCCCACCAATGAGGGGATGCTCAGTAGTTTGTGGGGTGTTCCTGGGAGCCAGGTACGTTTTTCCTGGAGCAGATGTGGCAGTTAGAAAACCATGCCCTGGGGTTCCAACTCCCCTTGGAACAGATGGGCACCTTCAAGCTCTTTGTCCTGGCTCATTCCTGATGGATTTGGCACCgtgcagccctggcagggtgCTTATCCTGGTGTCAGTCTTCACCAGCACAACTCCAGTGCCAGCTTCTCCTCCTGGTCAGCCATCGTTTAGCAGCAATTTGTGACTCTGCTGGGGACAATCCTAATGCTGTGCAAGCCAcaggctgccagcagagccctgttCTCAGAAAGTGCTGCATGAACTGTGCCCATTTATCACCTACAGACGTCTCACTCTTAGTGCATTTTGCAGCTGTTGAAATGTTTGTGGCCTTTGTCACAACACATCCCCCCCTTAGAGCTGGTCCGGATAAACGGACACTTTCAGGTCCTCAGGACAGTATCATTTTAGGGAATAAATCACTTGTGGATGCCCTGTGGCACACGGGGCTCTAGGCAATGTGTCAGCAAAAAAGGTGCATCTTTTTTCCTGcatgctttttcctttcaaactcATTTCTTTTCTATGGTGGAGGACTTCTCTGGCTACCTTGGGAACACAGCAAAGATGTCTCCTTCCAGCATAATCCGCTGAGTTCAAGGGCGAGGGAGGTTTCATACAGAATGCTTAAAAACACCAGCGGcagtaggggaaaaaatgaacagGCATGTGAGATTGGGCCCCTCAGCTGTGGAGTTGGAGCGTGGAGAACTGGCCAGGTAAAGGATGCTCAGCTGACCTGACAGGCCCTATGGTGCTGCAATAAAAAACATTAACTGGAAAATAGTATATAATGGTGACATGGCAGAACCTGCCGCTCATGCTGAGCTGTTCAGGAGAGGGAAATATAGAGCCTGtgtgaaaagctgcagaaaatgtGGCTGATGTGGAGCAGTAGGTAATAAAATGGGAACAAAATTTATCACTGGTAGATGCTGGGTAGTGCAGATGTATAAGGGCATAACCCAAGGGTACAGAGAAGAGCTGTGGAGAGCAGGAGGGTGATCTGGGAGGCAGCACATCCCCCAGTTCCTCTC
This window contains:
- the XXYLT1 gene encoding xyloside xylosyltransferase 1 isoform X2; the encoded protein is MQKHFSAGSGTYYSDSIFFLSVAMHRIMPKEITQIIQVDLDLKYKTNIRDLFDEFDNFPEGAVIGIAREMQPVYRHTFWQYRHENPQTKVGEPPPDGLPGFNSGVLLLNLEAMRQSKLYNQLLEPTMVQKLTEKYHFKGHLGDQDFFTMVGMEHPELFHVLDCTWNRQLCTWWRDHGYSDVFDQYFQCEGEVRIYHGNCNSQIPED